One window of Chamaesiphon minutus PCC 6605 genomic DNA carries:
- a CDS encoding TetR/AcrR family transcriptional regulator: MGRPLKANSLTPQDVIDAAIACLDREGESALGVNRVARELGIKPPAIYKHLEGNTGLRRAVALQIWCEYLIHCRSQTAGIDDKRALFLAGARATRNFAKSYPARYAVMMEYQLRPTEPPEAEIIQQSLRWFQDSLQLSTANRDAIVDTMRMVNAAIYGFIIRERSALMTLDRDPDASYEVMLLALLVAIEYIQQSQ, from the coding sequence ATGGGTCGTCCACTCAAAGCCAACTCCCTCACCCCGCAGGATGTCATCGATGCGGCGATCGCTTGTCTCGATCGAGAAGGCGAATCTGCGCTGGGAGTAAATCGGGTAGCGCGAGAACTAGGAATCAAACCACCAGCAATTTACAAGCATTTGGAAGGCAATACTGGATTGCGGCGTGCGGTAGCATTGCAAATTTGGTGCGAATATCTGATACATTGCCGCAGCCAAACTGCGGGGATCGATGACAAGCGAGCATTATTTCTCGCAGGTGCGCGAGCTACCCGTAATTTTGCCAAATCTTATCCCGCACGATATGCAGTGATGATGGAATATCAATTGCGTCCGACAGAGCCACCAGAAGCCGAAATCATTCAGCAGTCGCTCCGCTGGTTTCAAGATTCACTGCAACTATCCACAGCAAATCGAGACGCGATCGTCGATACGATGCGCATGGTTAATGCGGCCATTTATGGTTTTATTATCAGAGAGAGATCGGCATTGATGACGCTCGATCGCGATCCCGATGCTAGCTATGAAGTGATGCTATTAGCTTTGCTCGTCGCGATCGAGTATATTCAGCAAAGCCAGTAG
- a CDS encoding amidase — translation MAELAGDFQSTNSLFPRVNNPWHLDYTSGGSSGGSAAAVAVGFSCLDLGNDFAGSIRQPAHCCGVYGLKPTDRRISTAGAIPEVPGMPICLRQMMTVGCFARSIEDLQLCFELIVGADSRRPDVPPIPLDLPIGKSLRDLKIAWSDEWEQVSVSAEIKAAMVASSQKLAAAGANIVRWCPPDWDFGEIFALYGRMSAYVNKYAQPIDIYNVRRSVELLWRTATQGDKQLRQLGNFSRFLPELLNPSLKGYFQALTERDRFIARMDAALEPWDVWICPVAATPAFTHRPAWSAVEIDGRSYPHVLANGAYTLPFNLSGQPSVAIPISRSEGYVNALTPAGLPIGMQLIGKRWREMELLSIAREIDKIVGDFRHPPGY, via the coding sequence CTGGCAGAATTAGCTGGAGACTTTCAAAGTACCAACTCGCTCTTCCCTCGCGTCAATAATCCTTGGCATCTCGATTATACATCGGGTGGCAGTTCTGGTGGTAGTGCGGCGGCTGTTGCTGTGGGATTTTCCTGTCTGGATCTCGGCAACGATTTCGCGGGTTCGATCCGGCAACCCGCACATTGTTGTGGTGTATATGGACTCAAACCAACGGATCGGCGGATTTCGACGGCGGGGGCGATTCCGGAAGTACCAGGAATGCCGATCTGTTTGCGACAAATGATGACAGTTGGCTGCTTTGCCCGATCGATCGAGGATTTGCAACTGTGCTTCGAGCTAATTGTCGGGGCCGATTCGCGTCGCCCTGATGTGCCGCCAATTCCGCTAGATTTACCTATTGGCAAATCCTTACGGGATCTCAAAATTGCCTGGAGCGATGAATGGGAGCAAGTTTCTGTTAGTGCAGAAATTAAAGCCGCCATGGTAGCGAGTTCTCAAAAACTAGCAGCGGCTGGTGCTAATATCGTTCGCTGGTGTCCGCCAGACTGGGATTTCGGTGAAATCTTCGCGCTCTACGGGCGGATGTCAGCCTATGTCAATAAATACGCTCAACCGATCGATATCTATAATGTGCGGCGAAGTGTGGAATTATTATGGCGGACGGCGACTCAAGGGGATAAGCAACTCCGCCAACTGGGAAATTTTAGTCGCTTTTTACCCGAACTACTAAATCCCAGCTTGAAGGGCTATTTTCAGGCTCTGACGGAACGCGACAGGTTTATCGCTCGGATGGATGCAGCTTTAGAGCCGTGGGATGTGTGGATCTGTCCGGTGGCGGCGACGCCTGCGTTTACCCATCGTCCCGCCTGGAGTGCTGTGGAGATCGATGGTAGATCGTATCCTCATGTGTTGGCAAATGGAGCCTATACGCTGCCATTCAATCTCAGCGGACAGCCATCGGTAGCGATTCCGATTTCGCGAAGCGAAGGCTACGTCAACGCTCTAACTCCGGCTGGATTGCCGATTGGGATGCAGCTTATCGGCAAACGGTGGCGGGAAATGGAACTACTCTCGATCGCCCGAGAAATCGATAAAATAGTCGGCGACTTTCGTCATCCACCAGGATATTAG
- a CDS encoding transposase, with the protein MLLNKPLPFIEDFINELNKGLKSYNPDGGLSRIQRGWIGFCLMGIILTNSVCWARFERVSLGKYSLGALSWMFRKSKLPWEMMLQVSIAIVLKQYGISGGTLVTDDSDHQRSKKTPRLFKTHKIRDKGSGGYINGQNIVLLILVTDKVSLPVGFEVYQPDPQQQAWTREDQRLRKKGIAKKNRPEAPPHNPDYPTKPELVLRLMEQFRKHHSQIKIKAVVADALYGQAKFMDAASGLFGGVQVISQLRYNQNIRFRGRKQSLKHYFSSYPGVPQELSIRGQPAITANVGSIRVEVCAHGKKRFVIALKYPGEQDYRYLVATDLTWRTIDIIQAYTLRWLVEVFIEDWKSYEGWAQLAKQTGKEGTSRGLTLSLLLDLCLLLHPRQIARVDSKLPAYTVGSLLRNLQMEALLLYFEQLLQAPNPVEQLNQLSQSVQEFFLLRSSGKHMSGRDLGRLEPTPSLNRRAVA; encoded by the coding sequence ATGCTACTCAATAAGCCTTTGCCCTTCATCGAAGACTTTATCAACGAATTGAACAAGGGACTGAAAAGTTACAATCCAGATGGGGGCTTGAGCAGAATTCAGCGTGGATGGATCGGATTCTGTCTGATGGGCATAATACTGACGAACAGCGTATGCTGGGCAAGATTTGAACGGGTGAGCCTGGGGAAATACAGCCTGGGAGCCTTATCATGGATGTTTCGCAAATCCAAACTGCCATGGGAGATGATGCTTCAAGTTAGTATAGCAATAGTGCTCAAGCAGTATGGTATTTCTGGAGGTACTTTGGTGACTGACGACTCAGATCATCAGCGCAGTAAGAAGACACCAAGGTTATTCAAAACCCATAAAATCAGAGACAAAGGTAGCGGGGGATATATAAATGGTCAAAACATAGTGTTATTAATACTAGTTACTGACAAAGTGAGCTTGCCAGTTGGATTTGAGGTCTATCAACCTGACCCTCAACAACAAGCATGGACAAGAGAAGATCAACGTCTGAGAAAGAAAGGTATCGCGAAAAAAAACCGCCCAGAGGCTCCACCCCATAATCCAGACTACCCAACTAAACCAGAATTAGTGTTGCGATTAATGGAGCAGTTTCGGAAGCACCACAGTCAAATCAAGATCAAAGCCGTCGTTGCTGATGCACTATATGGTCAGGCAAAATTCATGGATGCAGCATCAGGCTTATTTGGTGGAGTCCAAGTCATTAGCCAATTGCGTTATAACCAAAATATTCGTTTTCGAGGCCGAAAACAAAGCCTAAAGCACTATTTTTCAAGTTATCCGGGAGTTCCTCAAGAGTTGAGTATTCGAGGTCAACCTGCCATTACAGCCAATGTTGGAAGTATCAGAGTGGAAGTTTGTGCTCACGGAAAAAAGCGATTTGTGATTGCGCTGAAGTATCCGGGTGAGCAAGATTATCGATATTTAGTTGCTACGGATCTGACTTGGCGCACCATAGATATCATCCAAGCGTATACACTGAGATGGTTAGTAGAGGTTTTCATCGAGGACTGGAAGTCTTATGAAGGTTGGGCGCAGTTGGCCAAGCAAACAGGTAAAGAAGGGACAAGCCGTGGCCTGACCCTGAGTCTGTTGCTTGACTTATGCCTCTTGCTTCACCCGAGACAAATAGCCCGCGTTGACAGCAAGCTGCCCGCATATACTGTGGGCAGTCTACTCCGCAATCTTCAGATGGAAGCTTTGTTGTTATATTTTGAGCAGTTGCTACAAGCACCTAATCCGGTTGAGCAGTTGAATCAATTAAGTCAATCAGTTCAGGAGTTTTTCCTTTTGAGATCGTCTGGTAAACATATGAGTGGTAGAGATTTAGGTCGCTTAGAACCCACTCCCTCCCTCAATCGTCGAGCTGTAGCTTAA
- a CDS encoding amidase family protein produces MNDLTFASAHQLAQAIRERQVSTVEVIEAHIAKISRHNTQLNAICTLDTENALSRAKEADLALSRGENWGRLHGVPVTIKDIFETAGLRTTAGYIPLKDYIPLQDATIVARLRSAGAIIVGKTRCSSF; encoded by the coding sequence ATGAATGACCTAACCTTTGCTTCGGCGCACCAACTGGCGCAAGCGATCCGCGAGCGGCAAGTTTCAACAGTTGAAGTTATTGAAGCCCATATAGCCAAGATTTCGCGCCATAACACCCAGCTAAATGCAATTTGTACGTTGGATACCGAAAATGCTCTTAGCAGGGCGAAGGAGGCCGATTTAGCCCTGTCTAGAGGCGAAAACTGGGGTCGATTGCATGGGGTGCCAGTGACGATTAAAGATATTTTTGAAACAGCGGGACTTCGCACTACGGCGGGTTATATCCCTCTTAAAGATTATATTCCCTTACAAGATGCGACGATCGTGGCCAGACTGCGATCGGCAGGCGCGATTATTGTGGGTAAAACTCGATGTTCAAGTTTTTGA
- the rlmD gene encoding 23S rRNA (uracil(1939)-C(5))-methyltransferase RlmD: MKQGDVVEIQIVDVSESGEGVGRVNDRVVFVPDTVTGDRIAARITHVKRQYAHGKLLEVLEASPHRVRPSCIVADKCGGCQLQHIDYDYQLAAKENQVLQALKRIGGFAEPPVAPIVGARGNFAYRNKVTYPLGVSDSGTVKAGYYRKGTHQIVNLNQCPVQDERLNPLLAEIKQDIQDRGWQIYQPESKGAREPGARRTGVQIVVTQERDLGVSDRGIPKPKLRNRQTVTEVIDIPDDRPKFRHLLLRIGRRTGEILLTLVVTDLNIPDIEGQAQRWMQRYPKLVGVCLNLNDRPTNNIFGTETRCIAGREYICETFGNLQFQLKGDTFFQIYTEQAEAVLDLIVDRAGFKGTETLIDAYCGIGTFTLPLSKRVKRVMGIEVHSASVIQARANARLNGINNVEFRTGEVEELLPELDMQADIVLLDPPRTGCDRAVLDALTDMQPAQIIYISCKPSTLARDLQILCEQGNYQLDLVQPADFFPQTAHVECVAFLSKSQVTAPAPAELASI; this comes from the coding sequence ATGAAACAAGGCGATGTGGTAGAAATCCAGATCGTCGATGTCAGCGAGAGTGGTGAAGGCGTAGGGCGAGTAAACGACCGAGTCGTGTTCGTTCCCGATACAGTTACAGGCGATCGCATTGCCGCCAGAATTACCCATGTCAAACGTCAGTACGCCCACGGCAAATTATTAGAAGTGCTTGAGGCTTCTCCGCACCGCGTGCGCCCCAGTTGTATCGTGGCGGATAAGTGCGGCGGCTGTCAGTTGCAGCATATTGACTATGACTACCAACTAGCAGCAAAAGAAAATCAAGTATTGCAAGCTCTCAAACGCATCGGTGGATTTGCCGAGCCTCCCGTCGCGCCAATTGTCGGCGCACGCGGCAACTTTGCCTATCGCAACAAAGTTACCTATCCACTCGGCGTCAGCGACTCCGGTACAGTCAAAGCTGGCTATTATCGTAAAGGTACCCATCAAATCGTCAATCTCAATCAATGTCCGGTACAAGACGAGCGGCTGAATCCACTGCTCGCCGAGATCAAACAAGATATTCAAGATCGCGGTTGGCAAATTTATCAACCTGAGAGTAAAGGTGCCAGAGAACCGGGCGCGCGTCGCACGGGAGTTCAAATCGTTGTCACTCAAGAGCGCGATTTGGGTGTGAGCGATCGCGGCATCCCCAAACCCAAGCTCCGCAACCGTCAGACAGTTACCGAAGTTATCGATATCCCCGACGATCGCCCGAAATTTCGGCATTTGTTACTGCGGATCGGACGACGGACTGGGGAAATATTGTTGACGTTAGTAGTCACCGATTTAAATATCCCAGATATCGAAGGACAAGCACAACGCTGGATGCAGCGTTATCCCAAGCTCGTCGGCGTCTGTCTCAATCTTAACGATCGACCGACTAATAATATATTTGGTACCGAAACTCGGTGCATCGCTGGGCGCGAATATATCTGTGAGACGTTTGGTAACTTACAGTTCCAACTCAAAGGCGATACCTTCTTTCAGATCTACACCGAGCAAGCCGAAGCTGTACTAGATCTAATTGTCGATCGAGCTGGGTTCAAAGGTACGGAAACGCTAATCGATGCCTATTGTGGGATCGGTACTTTTACGCTGCCCCTCTCTAAGCGCGTCAAACGCGTCATGGGCATCGAAGTCCACAGTGCCTCAGTAATTCAAGCCAGAGCCAACGCCCGACTCAATGGCATTAATAATGTCGAATTCCGTACTGGTGAAGTTGAAGAATTATTGCCAGAACTAGACATGCAAGCCGATATCGTGTTGCTCGATCCGCCCCGCACGGGTTGCGATCGCGCCGTCCTCGACGCGCTCACAGACATGCAACCAGCACAAATTATCTATATCAGTTGCAAACCATCTACTCTCGCCAGAGACTTACAAATCCTGTGCGAGCAAGGTAATTACCAGCTCGATCTCGTTCAACCTGCCGATTTCTTCCCCCAAACGGCACATGTGGAATGTGTTGCTTTCCTGAGTAAGTCGCAGGTTACAGCCCCCGCTCCAGCGGAACTCGCTAGTATCTAG
- a CDS encoding polysaccharide biosynthesis protein has product MSTKSRSLLSIEATAATLEKLINALSNHQKYTILTSVDISLFLASIIAAIGFEYGFDLTPMETLHLGKFAMLAVGIEIGLFWAFGIYRQVLRYLDGGFIITIAKAAILSCLITSIVANLSTSPVIPLSVPVVHGMLTLILTISVRMCVRLTLGRLHEINYPGQKNGGVVIYGAGSAGCILAQALAGQRGNRPIGFVDDSPYLQGRNVQGIRVYSPAELHKLKANIGFEEILLAMPSIEGQRKREILQKLQVLGVPVKTVPSIAEILSGHVSINKVRELDIEDLLGRKAIAARPELLQQDITDRVVLVTGGGGSIGSELCRQIAKQQPKLLIIYELHEFALYQMDMELGENYPHLEKVACLGSVTDAQTLTGVIAKYGVETIYHAAAYKHVPIVEANPVSGIVNNINGTLTAAKCAIACGVHKFVLISTDKAVRPTNIMGATKRVAELVLQGLADLPNHNTCFTMVRFGNVLGRSGSVVPRFREQITSGKSLTLTHADITRYFMTIPEAATLVIQAGAMAKGGEVFLLDMGEPVKIYDLATQMIRLHGMEPHKDIKIEIVGLRPGEKIYEELLIDCDAALPTGHPKIFCAREAKLGWKELSPQLTNLLNAAAQCEVTECVSVLHDLVPEYQPMGQYAKVKYEAVAA; this is encoded by the coding sequence ATGTCCACTAAAAGCCGATCTTTGTTGAGTATTGAAGCTACCGCAGCGACTCTTGAAAAACTTATAAATGCGCTTTCCAATCATCAGAAGTATACGATCTTGACGTCAGTCGATATCAGTTTGTTCCTGGCTTCGATTATTGCGGCGATCGGCTTTGAGTATGGATTTGACCTCACCCCCATGGAAACGTTGCACTTGGGTAAATTCGCGATGCTCGCAGTTGGGATCGAGATCGGATTATTTTGGGCGTTTGGAATTTATCGACAAGTATTGCGATATCTCGATGGCGGATTCATCATTACGATCGCCAAAGCAGCAATCTTAAGTTGCTTGATTACATCGATCGTTGCTAATCTGTCTACGAGTCCTGTAATTCCCCTGTCTGTCCCTGTAGTTCATGGGATGCTGACTTTAATCTTAACAATCTCAGTTCGGATGTGCGTGCGGTTGACGCTAGGCCGACTCCACGAAATTAATTATCCCGGTCAGAAAAATGGCGGAGTAGTCATCTATGGGGCTGGTAGTGCTGGCTGCATCCTGGCACAGGCTTTAGCTGGCCAACGCGGCAACCGCCCGATCGGATTTGTGGACGATAGTCCCTATCTCCAAGGGCGTAACGTTCAAGGTATCCGCGTTTACTCGCCAGCAGAGTTGCACAAGCTCAAAGCCAACATTGGGTTTGAAGAAATTCTCCTCGCAATGCCATCGATCGAAGGCCAGCGCAAACGCGAAATTTTACAGAAACTGCAAGTACTGGGAGTACCTGTCAAAACAGTACCGAGCATTGCCGAGATTTTAAGCGGTCACGTTTCGATTAACAAAGTCCGCGAGCTAGATATCGAAGATTTATTAGGCCGCAAAGCCATCGCCGCTCGTCCCGAATTGCTCCAGCAAGATATTACCGATCGAGTAGTACTGGTTACGGGTGGTGGTGGTTCGATCGGTTCGGAACTGTGCCGTCAAATTGCCAAACAACAGCCTAAATTGCTGATTATTTACGAGCTACATGAATTTGCCCTCTACCAGATGGACATGGAGCTAGGCGAAAACTATCCCCACCTCGAAAAAGTTGCCTGTTTGGGTTCGGTCACCGACGCTCAAACTTTAACGGGAGTTATCGCTAAATACGGCGTCGAGACGATCTATCATGCGGCTGCTTACAAACACGTCCCGATCGTTGAAGCCAATCCGGTTTCAGGTATAGTTAATAACATTAACGGCACCCTAACTGCGGCAAAGTGCGCGATCGCTTGTGGAGTTCATAAATTTGTCTTGATCTCCACCGACAAAGCCGTCCGCCCTACAAATATCATGGGTGCCACCAAGCGCGTCGCCGAATTAGTCTTGCAAGGCTTGGCCGATTTGCCCAACCACAATACCTGCTTTACGATGGTTCGGTTCGGTAACGTTCTAGGCCGCAGTGGCTCCGTAGTTCCTCGCTTTCGTGAGCAAATTACCTCCGGCAAGTCCCTCACTCTGACTCATGCAGATATTACTCGCTACTTTATGACTATTCCTGAAGCAGCGACATTAGTTATCCAAGCAGGCGCAATGGCTAAAGGCGGCGAAGTATTTCTCCTCGATATGGGCGAACCTGTCAAGATTTACGACCTCGCTACTCAGATGATTCGCCTACATGGAATGGAGCCGCATAAAGATATCAAAATCGAGATCGTCGGCTTGCGCCCAGGTGAGAAAATCTATGAAGAGCTATTAATCGATTGCGATGCAGCTTTACCCACCGGACATCCCAAGATTTTCTGCGCTCGCGAGGCTAAATTAGGCTGGAAAGAGCTGTCTCCCCAACTCACCAACTTACTAAATGCAGCCGCTCAGTGTGAAGTCACCGAATGCGTATCTGTTCTCCACGACTTGGTACCAGAATATCAACCCATGGGTCAGTATGCGAAGGTCAAATACGAAGCTGTAGCTGCTTAA